GTAGACGTCGCCGATCTCCAGGATTCCGGCCTTGGCGGCCTGGATCCCGTCGCCCATGCCGGGGGCGAGGAGGACGACGGAGGTGTCGGCCTGGGAGGCGATCTCGACCTCCGACTGACCGACGCCGACCGTCTCGACCAGGATCACGTCGCAGCCCGCCGCGTCCAGGACGCGGATGGCCTGCGGGGCGGCCCAGGCGAGGCCGCCGAGGTGCCCGCGGGTGGCCATGGAGCGGATGTACACGCCGGAGTCGGACGCGTGCTCCGACATCCGCACCCGGTCGCCGAGCAGCGCGCCCCCGGAGAACGGGGACGACGGGTCGACGGCGAGGACGCCGACCCGCTTGCCCTGCCGCCGGTACGCGCTCACCAGCGCCGACGTGGACGTCGACTTGCCGACGCCCGGCGATCCGGTGAGCCCGACCACGTAGGCGTTGCCCGTCAGGGGCGCGAGCGTCTCCATGACCTCGCGCAGTTGCGGGGCCGCCCCCTCCACCAGGGAGATCAGCCGGGCCACGGCCCGCGGCCGGCCTTCCCTGGCCTGGGCCACCAGTGAGGAGACGTCCTGCATCACAGCTCCGTTCGCGTACACGTAGACGAGCGAAAAAGAAGGTCAGGCCTTGGGTACCCGCACGATGAGCGCGTCACCCTGCCCGCCGCCACCGCACAGCGCGGCCGCGCCCACTCCGCCGCCGCGCCGCTTCAGTTCGAGGGCGAGGTGCAGCACGAGCCGGGCGCCCGACATACCGATCGGGTGGCCGAGGGCGATGGCTCCGCCGTTGACGTTCACCTTGTCGGTGGACACCCCGAGGTCCTTCATTGACTGCACGGCGACCGCGGCGAAGGCCTCGTTGATCTCGATGAGGTCGAGGTCCTCGACGCCGATGCCCTCCTTCTTCAGGGCGTGCTGGATCGCGTTGGAGGGCTGGGACTGGAGCGAGTTGTCGGGGCCCGCCACGTTGCCGTGGGCGCCGATCTCCGCGATCCACTCGAGGCCGAGCTCCAGCGCCTTGGTCTTGCTCATCACGACCACGGCGGCGGCGCCGTCGGAGATCTGCGAGGAGGTGCCGGCGGTGATCGTGCCGTCCTTGGTGAAGGCGGGGCGCAGCTTGCCGAGGGACTCGGCGGTCGTCTCGGCGCGGATGCCCTCGTCCTTGCTGAAGACGACGGCTTCGCCCTTGCGCTGCGGGATCTCCACGGGGGTGATCTCGGCCTCGTAGATGCCGTTCTTCTGGGCGGCGGCCGCGCGCTGGTGGGAGAGCGCGGCGAACTCGTCCTGCGGGGCGCGCTGGATGCCGAGGCGCGTGTTGTGCTTCTCCGTCGACTCGCCCATGGCGATGTCCTCGAAGGAGTCGGTGAGACCGTCGTAGGCCATGGCGTCGATCATCTGCACCGCGCCGTACTTGTATCCCTCGCGGGACTTCGGCAGCAGGTGGGGCGCGTTGGTCATGGACTCCTGGCCGCCGGCCACGACGATGTCGAACTCGCCGGCGCGGATCAGCTGGTCGGCGAGCGCGATCGCGTCGAGCCCCGACAGACACACCTTGTTGATGGTGAGCGCCGGGACGCTCATCGGGATGCCGCCCTTGACCGCTGCCTGGCGTGCCGGGATCTGCCCTGCCCCGGCCTGGAGCACCTGGCCCATGATCACGTACTGCACCTGGTCGCCACCGATACCCGCACGGTCGAGGGCGGCCTTGATCGCGAAGCCTCCGAGGTCGGCTCCGGAGAAGGACTTGAGGGAACCGAGAAGCCGTCCCATCGGGGTGCGGGCACCCGCGACGATCACGGAGGTCGTGCTGTTCGTACCGGACATGAGGTGCGATCCCCTTTCAGCTTGCACAGCTGAGGAGTGAACGAGGGTTTACTGGAAATGTACTGAGCGGTACGCCACCCGTCATCGGGCTGTAGGTGTGATCGCGCGCACGTTGCGTAACCACCTCCGGAGCGCTGCACTGTCTCCATGCTGACGCGAATCGACCACATTGGTATCGCCTGCTTCGACCTCGACAAGACCGTCGAGTTCTACCGGGCGACGTACGGCTTCGAGGTGTTCCACTCCGAGGTCAACGAGGAGCAGGGCGTCCGCGAGGCCATGCTCAAGATCAACGAGACGTCCGACGGCGGCGCCTCCTACCTCCAGCTCCTGGAGCCGACCCGCGAGGACTCCACCGTCGCGAAGTGGCTGGCCAAGAACGGGGAGGGGGTCCACCACATCGCCTTCGGCACGGCGGACGTGGACGCCGACGCCGCCGACATCAAGAACAAGGGCGTACGCGTCCTGTACGAGGAGCCGCGTATCGGGTCCATGGGCTCCCGTATCACCTTCCTTCACCCCAAGGATTGCCACGGCGTACTGACAGAACTGGTCACTTCGGCGCCTGTTGAGTCACCTGAGCACTGACCTCCGTATATCTGGGCCGGTAGGGTTGGGGGCGGTCGCCGCCATGTCGGGGCGGCCGAGGGCCGGGGTCCAGGTTTTTCGGGGAACGGGCGGGATCAGCATCGGGGCAGCTGCCCGTGCTCCGCCGTTGATCTGACACCATTCCCCGGGGGCCCC
Above is a genomic segment from Streptomyces sp. R21 containing:
- the meaB gene encoding methylmalonyl Co-A mutase-associated GTPase MeaB, which gives rise to MQDVSSLVAQAREGRPRAVARLISLVEGAAPQLREVMETLAPLTGNAYVVGLTGSPGVGKSTSTSALVSAYRRQGKRVGVLAVDPSSPFSGGALLGDRVRMSEHASDSGVYIRSMATRGHLGGLAWAAPQAIRVLDAAGCDVILVETVGVGQSEVEIASQADTSVVLLAPGMGDGIQAAKAGILEIGDVYVVNKADRDGADATARELNHMLGLGESRGPGDWRPPIVKTVAARGEGIDEVVEALEKHRAWMEEHGVLTERRRARASQEVETIAVTTLRSRIGDLHGDRRLSALAERIVAGELDPYRAADELVAGLTTQG
- a CDS encoding acetyl-CoA C-acetyltransferase, with amino-acid sequence MSGTNSTTSVIVAGARTPMGRLLGSLKSFSGADLGGFAIKAALDRAGIGGDQVQYVIMGQVLQAGAGQIPARQAAVKGGIPMSVPALTINKVCLSGLDAIALADQLIRAGEFDIVVAGGQESMTNAPHLLPKSREGYKYGAVQMIDAMAYDGLTDSFEDIAMGESTEKHNTRLGIQRAPQDEFAALSHQRAAAAQKNGIYEAEITPVEIPQRKGEAVVFSKDEGIRAETTAESLGKLRPAFTKDGTITAGTSSQISDGAAAVVVMSKTKALELGLEWIAEIGAHGNVAGPDNSLQSQPSNAIQHALKKEGIGVEDLDLIEINEAFAAVAVQSMKDLGVSTDKVNVNGGAIALGHPIGMSGARLVLHLALELKRRGGGVGAAALCGGGGQGDALIVRVPKA
- the mce gene encoding methylmalonyl-CoA epimerase translates to MLTRIDHIGIACFDLDKTVEFYRATYGFEVFHSEVNEEQGVREAMLKINETSDGGASYLQLLEPTREDSTVAKWLAKNGEGVHHIAFGTADVDADAADIKNKGVRVLYEEPRIGSMGSRITFLHPKDCHGVLTELVTSAPVESPEH